In Bacteroidota bacterium, one DNA window encodes the following:
- the rbfA gene encoding 30S ribosome-binding factor RbfA, with protein sequence MSIRTERVAGEIQKALADIFQREFSHLYEGILTVTAVRITPDLRHCKVYLSIITRGSENTREMMVRNIERETPHVRAALAKAVRMRYVPELRFYLDDTQDEVDRIEYLFKEIHRREGNAGGSE encoded by the coding sequence ATGTCAATCCGTACTGAACGGGTCGCAGGGGAGATCCAAAAGGCGCTCGCCGATATCTTCCAGCGCGAGTTTTCCCATTTGTATGAAGGAATCCTGACGGTTACGGCCGTCAGGATCACTCCGGACCTGCGGCATTGTAAGGTCTATCTATCGATCATTACCCGTGGGAGTGAGAACACTCGCGAAATGATGGTTCGCAATATCGAGCGTGAAACACCCCACGTTCGCGCTGCACTTGCCAAAGCCGTGCGGATGCGATATGTGCCGGAACTCCGATTCTATCTTGACGATACGCAAGACGAGGTCGATCGCATCGAATACCTGTTTAAGGAGATCCACCGTCGTGAGGGGAATGCCGGCGGAAGTGAGTGA
- the truB gene encoding tRNA pseudouridine(55) synthase TruB → MSEETPILTAESFALDREAALEQCNSLSGAMLLIDKSYGITSFVPVYILRKILTRLSSDKWVKVGHAGTLDPLATGLLILGTRRATRSLTEFLGSEKVYQAELRLGIVSPSFDLETPITVESDLRGITNSEVEAVVLGRVGEQMQFPPVFSAVKQGGKPVYKAARKGKPVTLEAKPIEIYAITDLDISLPYVRFSVHCSKGTYIRSLAHEIGEILGTGAVLTALRRTHIGEYSVHDALHSDELRQTLSSLNA, encoded by the coding sequence GTGAGTGAGGAAACTCCGATCCTGACGGCCGAATCGTTCGCGCTCGACCGCGAAGCTGCGCTTGAGCAGTGCAATTCGCTTTCCGGTGCGATGCTGCTCATCGATAAGAGCTATGGCATTACGTCGTTCGTCCCGGTGTATATCCTCCGAAAAATTCTTACCCGTCTCAGTAGCGATAAGTGGGTGAAAGTTGGCCATGCCGGCACGCTCGATCCGTTGGCAACAGGGCTGCTGATACTCGGCACTCGCCGCGCGACGCGAAGCCTTACCGAATTCCTTGGTTCGGAGAAAGTATATCAGGCAGAGTTACGACTGGGCATCGTATCCCCAAGCTTCGATCTTGAAACGCCGATCACAGTAGAAAGTGACCTTCGCGGCATTACTAACAGCGAAGTGGAAGCTGTGGTACTCGGGCGGGTTGGGGAGCAGATGCAATTTCCTCCCGTCTTCAGCGCCGTCAAACAGGGAGGAAAGCCGGTCTATAAAGCTGCTCGCAAGGGGAAGCCGGTGACGCTTGAAGCAAAACCAATCGAGATCTATGCGATCACCGATCTGGACATATCCTTGCCCTACGTCCGCTTTTCGGTTCATTGCTCCAAAGGCACCTACATACGAAGTCTTGCGCATGAGATTGGCGAAATTCTCGGTACCGGTGCCGTGCTAACCGCGTTGCGGCGTACGCATATTGGGGAGTACTCGGTTCACGATGCCCTTCACTCAGACGAACTTCGACAAACACTCAGTTCGCTCAACGCATGA
- a CDS encoding bifunctional riboflavin kinase/FAD synthetase, producing MKVTYGIENIVSVAHTVSTLGSYDGLHLGHRDILQVLKHKRDSGGHARAVVLTFDPHPQEVLRRNDTTVNLLTTIDERLALLAETGIDETVVIKFDRQFSQTPYADFFREVIVEGLGTDAMVVGFNHAFGKNREGDIAHLEQLGAASGVEITEVPPHIVDGVQISSTKIRHALQEGDVQTAHLFLGRPYAVRGVVVDGNKIGRTLGYPTANLSIAPNKLVPKDGVYAATARLSSGTVRAAVSIGMRPTIGDGLARVVEALLLDFDGDLYGATLELQLLQHIREQIAFATLDELKAKITEDVTTVRSLVTL from the coding sequence ATGAAAGTAACCTACGGTATCGAAAATATCGTCTCCGTTGCGCACACGGTGAGCACGCTCGGAAGCTATGACGGCCTGCATCTCGGGCACAGGGACATTCTACAGGTGTTGAAGCACAAACGCGATTCCGGAGGCCACGCCCGTGCTGTTGTCCTGACCTTCGACCCACACCCGCAAGAAGTACTCCGACGCAACGATACAACCGTCAATCTCCTGACCACCATCGACGAACGTCTTGCGCTTCTTGCGGAGACCGGCATCGACGAAACGGTCGTGATCAAGTTCGACCGTCAATTCTCGCAAACGCCGTATGCCGACTTCTTTCGGGAGGTGATCGTCGAAGGGCTTGGCACCGACGCCATGGTCGTCGGCTTTAATCATGCATTCGGAAAGAATCGGGAAGGGGACATCGCCCACCTCGAACAACTTGGAGCAGCGAGCGGCGTGGAAATCACAGAAGTCCCGCCTCACATCGTTGATGGCGTCCAGATTAGCTCGACGAAGATCCGACACGCGCTACAGGAGGGCGACGTGCAGACGGCACATTTATTCCTGGGGCGTCCATACGCCGTACGCGGCGTTGTTGTTGACGGCAACAAGATCGGCCGCACACTTGGATACCCGACCGCAAATCTATCGATCGCACCAAACAAGCTCGTCCCGAAAGATGGCGTGTATGCGGCAACAGCCAGACTCTCTTCGGGTACTGTGCGAGCTGCTGTGAGCATCGGCATGCGGCCGACGATCGGCGACGGACTTGCGCGTGTCGTGGAAGCGTTGCTGCTGGATTTCGACGGGGATCTCTACGGAGCGACCCTGGAACTGCAATTACTGCAGCATATTCGTGAGCAAATAGCATTTGCCACCCTCGACGAATTGAAAGCCAAGATCACCGAGGATGTTACGACCGTGCGGTCGTTGGTAACACTCTAA
- a CDS encoding MCE family protein: protein MKLSKAPVARTGLFMIICFALLVIGVFVIGDKQKLFSNTFVYFVKFKDISGLKEGAQVQIQGINVGSVNTIDLPQRSGDSVLLSIYVVKDALPLLHTDSRASVVTEGLVGNKAIAISVGKSNTQLMPPKSTIIGESGFELGAMIDTVTGVVTNTNEFLHNINQLIGGINAGKGTLGSLLTKDDLYNQLTQTIASTNDLMRGITGTIGTANKSLVTVTTEVQRSTAAVTDILTKLGSGNGSVAKLLNDSSLFESLKVSMNSLTSSIYEVKDIMEKLSRSAGNTEEFTDALKHNFLVKGYFEDKGYWDVRNLESAIDRKLDSLRTLQRALQSQK from the coding sequence ATGAAATTATCGAAAGCACCTGTAGCACGTACCGGCCTGTTCATGATTATCTGCTTCGCCTTATTGGTGATCGGTGTATTCGTGATCGGCGATAAACAGAAGCTTTTCAGTAATACTTTTGTTTATTTTGTTAAATTCAAAGATATCAGCGGCCTAAAAGAGGGAGCTCAGGTTCAAATACAAGGCATAAATGTAGGAAGTGTCAATACGATAGACCTTCCACAGAGATCCGGGGATTCGGTCCTGCTGAGTATCTACGTGGTAAAGGATGCGTTACCGCTTCTGCATACGGATTCCAGAGCGAGCGTCGTTACCGAGGGATTAGTAGGTAATAAAGCAATTGCCATCAGCGTCGGCAAGTCAAATACGCAGTTGATGCCACCGAAAAGTACGATCATTGGAGAATCGGGATTCGAGCTTGGAGCGATGATCGATACGGTCACAGGCGTCGTGACAAATACGAATGAATTTCTCCATAATATCAATCAGCTTATCGGAGGTATTAACGCCGGAAAAGGGACACTTGGGAGTCTGTTGACCAAAGATGATCTGTATAACCAATTAACGCAGACGATTGCCTCCACAAATGACCTCATGAGAGGTATTACCGGGACGATCGGTACAGCAAATAAGTCATTGGTTACCGTGACGACCGAAGTACAGCGCAGTACGGCCGCCGTGACCGATATCTTAACCAAATTGGGCTCCGGCAACGGATCGGTCGCAAAACTCCTGAACGACAGTTCGCTTTTCGAGAGCCTGAAGGTTAGCATGAATTCGCTGACATCGTCCATATACGAGGTCAAGGACATCATGGAAAAGTTAAGTCGGTCTGCGGGTAATACCGAGGAATTTACCGACGCGTTGAAGCACAATTTTCTCGTGAAGGGTTACTTCGAAGACAAGGGATATTGGGACGTCAGAAACTTAGAATCGGCAATCGACCGCAAACTGGACTCACTGCGAACCTTACAACGGGCCCTCCAATCGCAGAAATAA
- a CDS encoding ATP-binding cassette domain-containing protein: MATQGNVIVSVEHVSKSFGPLDVLRDVSMQFHEGETVTVLGKSGVGKSVLLKLIARLLVPETGEIYFQGQPLSKMKDADLHEMRKQIGFLFQGGALFDSMTVGENLNLLLATHTKMTLPEREARIVRALELVGLSEKLDEMPASLSGGQRKRAGLARSIVLQPKLILYDEPTTGLDPITASSIAELILSLQTQLKVASIVVTHDLPTAYTVSDRTIVLDAGKKIFDGPIEDLRHTETSHLNEFLEAAVLDRSRRERIIHRSI; encoded by the coding sequence ATGGCGACGCAAGGTAATGTCATCGTGTCGGTGGAGCATGTGTCGAAATCATTCGGCCCACTGGATGTCTTGCGTGACGTCTCGATGCAATTTCATGAAGGGGAGACGGTTACGGTCCTTGGAAAAAGCGGGGTGGGGAAGAGCGTGCTCCTGAAGCTGATCGCTCGATTGTTAGTCCCCGAAACGGGTGAGATCTATTTTCAAGGCCAGCCGCTTTCGAAGATGAAAGACGCGGATTTGCACGAAATGCGTAAGCAGATCGGCTTCCTCTTTCAAGGCGGTGCGCTGTTCGACTCCATGACCGTCGGCGAGAATCTTAATTTGCTGCTCGCCACGCACACAAAAATGACGCTTCCGGAGCGCGAGGCGCGTATCGTTCGGGCGCTTGAACTTGTGGGGCTCTCGGAGAAGCTCGATGAGATGCCGGCCTCACTTTCCGGAGGTCAGCGCAAGCGAGCTGGCCTGGCCCGCTCGATCGTCCTTCAGCCCAAACTGATTCTTTATGATGAGCCGACGACGGGTCTCGACCCGATTACGGCCTCCAGTATTGCCGAACTCATACTGAGCCTGCAGACGCAGCTAAAGGTTGCTTCCATCGTCGTCACACATGATCTGCCTACGGCGTATACTGTTAGCGACCGGACGATCGTGCTCGATGCAGGAAAAAAGATTTTTGACGGGCCGATCGAGGATCTGCGACATACGGAAACCTCTCATTTGAACGAATTTCTCGAAGCGGCTGTATTAGACCGTTCCAGACGCGAGCGGATCATCCACCGATCGATCTGA
- a CDS encoding ABC transporter permease codes for MTSPLSIEQILTKIGGIGRFAGRFFVKIFRPPIELKETIKQIYDVGVRSFALVAVVAIVIGAVLTMQSRPIMLKFGAEAFVPAMVAVSTLRELSPVIVSLIVAGRVAAGIGAELGSMRVTEQIDAMEVSALDPFQYLVTTRVIACMVALPLLTMYADVIALFGSAIVQKIEAGMSFRLYYNSVMNSISFVDFVPGLVKTIIFGFVIGIVGCYEGFNSRGGTEGVGRSATDAAVISSLLILIVDMFVVKITVLLFDTTK; via the coding sequence CTGACCTCGCCGCTATCGATCGAACAGATCCTGACCAAGATCGGGGGGATCGGTCGTTTTGCGGGCCGATTCTTCGTTAAGATATTCCGGCCTCCGATCGAGCTGAAGGAAACGATCAAGCAAATCTATGACGTCGGGGTGCGTTCGTTTGCGCTCGTCGCCGTGGTAGCAATCGTGATCGGCGCAGTGCTCACGATGCAGAGCCGCCCGATCATGCTGAAATTCGGCGCCGAGGCGTTCGTCCCGGCAATGGTCGCAGTGAGTACCCTCCGTGAACTGTCACCCGTAATCGTGTCTCTGATCGTCGCAGGTCGTGTTGCTGCTGGGATCGGGGCTGAGCTGGGGTCGATGCGCGTGACGGAACAGATCGATGCCATGGAGGTGTCTGCGCTTGACCCGTTTCAATACCTGGTCACCACACGCGTAATCGCCTGCATGGTGGCGCTGCCATTACTGACAATGTATGCCGATGTGATCGCACTTTTCGGATCGGCTATTGTCCAGAAGATCGAAGCAGGAATGAGCTTCCGGCTGTACTACAACAGCGTGATGAACAGCATCTCATTCGTCGATTTTGTGCCGGGGCTCGTGAAGACAATTATTTTTGGGTTTGTGATCGGTATCGTCGGCTGTTACGAAGGGTTCAACTCCAGAGGCGGTACCGAAGGTGTCGGACGTTCGGCAACCGATGCGGCCGTTATAAGCTCGCTATTGATCCTCATTGTCGACATGTTCGTCGTCAAGATCACCGTGTTACTCTTCGATACGACCAAATAG
- a CDS encoding tetratricopeptide repeat protein, which yields MRIVRISTLIIALSTGLLITAAAYSQSVTDKISKSLKLIELGNTKQALADLQQLAAANPKSADALGALSMAMIEAGKPLPDIEKQLATAYDIDRKSIYVRIGRGQLFGKQEKREDAVKEFRAALKLDDKNIVTYLALARYYLAVDSLKAAEVTLYQAQGVSANDVRPYLGLAELYEKQRITVLAIQQYEQAKKLDPNDISVLAKLAGLYYRARKYDESINEWIKITKMDSSYSPAYYEVAWIFFRSRQFANAAKYAEKYHELDPTDMDGTWLAAQALSESGQYQKALPYLEQSSSVDSLKGSAQNYLARSYFFSGQFDKAIEIFKQAKNLTPYDLYYWGYSLISKGDTVDGIAKWKESFVGDTIRKKDEKTKVYQQIISLYSSMKRWGDAAETYKELNTLEHSSDNLIKAGQLYVFGKMYDSARSVFTLVLQKDPKNVNGMIGLADVDMAQESTLKDAESLLDQAAALATTKESQEMVGEAYARLGLAYYTAKNFDRCILMLESQHAQKYLSASSPYMINIYKVLGGGYLQLKKYDKAEEAFKKALQINPKDEDAKKGLDFIKQVKGKK from the coding sequence ATGAGAATCGTTCGAATTTCCACGCTGATCATCGCTCTGAGCACAGGTTTGCTCATTACGGCTGCTGCATATAGCCAGTCGGTAACCGACAAGATTTCAAAATCACTGAAACTCATCGAGCTTGGCAACACGAAACAAGCCCTTGCTGATCTGCAGCAACTCGCCGCGGCGAATCCGAAGAGTGCCGATGCACTCGGAGCGCTTTCCATGGCCATGATCGAAGCCGGGAAGCCGCTTCCTGATATTGAGAAGCAACTCGCGACTGCATATGATATCGATCGCAAAAGTATCTATGTTCGGATCGGCCGTGGGCAATTGTTCGGGAAGCAGGAGAAGCGAGAAGACGCGGTGAAAGAATTTCGCGCCGCACTAAAGCTTGACGATAAGAATATCGTGACATACCTTGCCCTTGCCCGGTATTACCTCGCAGTCGATTCCCTGAAGGCGGCCGAGGTAACTCTCTATCAAGCGCAAGGGGTAAGCGCCAACGATGTGCGGCCCTATCTTGGACTTGCCGAGCTGTATGAAAAGCAGCGCATTACCGTCCTGGCAATTCAGCAATACGAGCAGGCCAAGAAACTCGATCCGAACGACATTTCGGTGCTTGCAAAACTTGCGGGTCTGTATTACAGAGCACGGAAATACGACGAGTCGATCAACGAATGGATCAAGATCACAAAGATGGATTCGTCTTATTCGCCGGCCTATTATGAAGTTGCTTGGATATTCTTCCGCTCACGCCAGTTTGCGAACGCGGCAAAATATGCCGAAAAGTATCATGAGTTGGATCCAACAGACATGGACGGTACATGGCTTGCCGCACAAGCACTTTCAGAAAGCGGCCAATATCAAAAGGCGCTCCCGTATCTGGAACAGTCATCAAGTGTCGATTCACTTAAAGGATCTGCGCAGAATTATCTGGCCCGGAGTTATTTCTTCAGTGGTCAATTCGACAAAGCGATTGAAATATTCAAGCAGGCAAAGAATCTGACCCCGTATGATTTGTACTATTGGGGATATTCGCTGATCTCGAAGGGTGACACCGTCGATGGTATTGCGAAGTGGAAGGAGTCATTTGTCGGTGACACCATCCGTAAAAAAGATGAGAAAACCAAGGTCTACCAGCAGATCATCAGCCTGTATTCCTCGATGAAGCGGTGGGGCGACGCAGCGGAGACGTATAAAGAGTTAAATACTCTTGAGCACTCTTCCGACAATCTTATTAAAGCCGGCCAGCTCTACGTGTTCGGGAAGATGTACGACAGTGCTCGAAGCGTGTTCACACTCGTCTTGCAAAAGGATCCGAAGAACGTCAATGGTATGATTGGCCTAGCCGATGTTGACATGGCACAGGAATCCACGCTCAAGGATGCTGAGAGTCTCCTGGATCAAGCTGCAGCGCTGGCGACGACAAAAGAGTCGCAAGAAATGGTCGGTGAAGCGTATGCCCGACTCGGCTTAGCATACTATACAGCCAAGAACTTCGATCGTTGCATTTTGATGCTCGAATCGCAACATGCGCAGAAGTATCTTTCCGCTTCGTCACCGTACATGATTAATATCTATAAGGTGCTCGGCGGCGGATATCTGCAGCTTAAAAAGTATGATAAGGCGGAAGAGGCCTTTAAGAAGGCACTCCAGATCAATCCGAAAGATGAAGATGCCAAAAAAGGGCTGGACTTCATCAAGCAGGTCAAAGGAAAAAAGTAA
- a CDS encoding substrate-binding domain-containing protein — MLGFSLLILVVSGCGKKEALQPQSDTATSGSFELVADETLRPVIDSLVRGFNQQTPNATVSVRYTSAALALDALIQNKARLVLIGRPLTVRERHLFDSIRLDLPEFDVALNGIAAIVSNSNSMRSLSLDSLRSLVEGKWDMRYYSTSYLGSTESALDSIFSLQPKTLTGRIRRFETTDSVIDAVRRDPLSIGFIGSSWLHQLDTRHDSTIRALRISSSKSPEPLQLHLAYMYQGLYPLVSRVCGYTFEQPNTIPRGFLAYAMSADGQRVFLHYDVLPRTQIIRIAAPK; from the coding sequence TTGCTCGGATTCTCCCTGCTGATTCTCGTTGTTTCGGGATGCGGGAAGAAGGAGGCTCTGCAGCCGCAATCGGATACGGCGACGTCCGGATCGTTCGAGCTGGTAGCGGACGAAACGCTACGCCCGGTAATTGATAGCCTTGTGCGAGGGTTTAACCAGCAGACACCTAATGCTACCGTTTCGGTTCGCTATACATCGGCTGCTTTGGCTCTTGACGCACTCATCCAGAACAAAGCGCGTCTCGTATTGATCGGCCGGCCACTGACCGTGCGAGAACGCCATCTGTTCGATTCCATTCGTCTCGATCTGCCGGAATTCGACGTCGCACTCAATGGGATCGCAGCGATTGTATCGAATTCCAATTCGATGAGGTCTCTTTCCTTAGACTCGTTGCGTAGCCTTGTCGAAGGGAAGTGGGATATGCGATATTACTCGACGTCCTACCTCGGGAGCACGGAATCTGCTCTGGATTCGATTTTCTCACTTCAGCCGAAAACACTTACCGGAAGAATCCGTCGGTTCGAAACGACGGACAGTGTGATCGATGCCGTTCGCCGAGATCCGCTGAGTATTGGCTTTATCGGTTCATCCTGGCTGCACCAATTGGATACCCGGCACGACTCGACGATCCGAGCGTTGCGGATATCGTCATCCAAAAGCCCTGAGCCGCTGCAATTGCATCTTGCATATATGTACCAAGGATTATACCCATTGGTCTCAAGGGTTTGCGGCTATACCTTCGAGCAGCCGAACACAATTCCGCGTGGATTTCTTGCGTACGCGATGTCCGCAGACGGTCAGCGGGTGTTCTTGCATTATGATGTACTCCCCAGAACACAGATTATTCGGATCGCGGCCCCAAAATAG
- a CDS encoding energy transducer TonB, with protein sequence MGLSDLTLPSMELYGGIEIKKSGKRNTIRGFLTAVAIHLLLLGLYFAWTALAKEDLKKIPHVRRISSLAELAPPPSTEDNNMEAAPVAPAPTVDVAKPTFGIPVPVPDIQAPNQTMPDLNNLPVQSSTPGDGNGSGVVLNGSGNGPVHVEPPAEPVKEDIPSKDEFIDVQVEPKPVQNIQALVVYPEVAKRSGVEGKVTASVLIAKDGHVERVDIEKSDNEIFNQAAIDALKKARFTPAIQNGNPVQVWWTVPIVFRLSK encoded by the coding sequence ATGGGACTTAGTGACCTGACATTGCCCTCGATGGAGCTCTACGGAGGCATCGAGATCAAAAAAAGCGGCAAGCGGAATACAATCAGAGGATTTCTCACTGCCGTGGCAATCCATCTGCTCCTGTTGGGATTATATTTTGCCTGGACAGCCTTGGCAAAAGAAGACCTCAAGAAGATTCCGCACGTGCGTCGCATCAGCAGCCTTGCCGAACTCGCTCCGCCGCCATCGACGGAAGACAATAATATGGAAGCTGCTCCGGTTGCACCAGCACCAACGGTGGATGTAGCGAAGCCGACGTTCGGTATCCCGGTTCCGGTACCGGATATTCAGGCACCGAACCAGACCATGCCCGATCTGAATAATTTGCCCGTTCAATCTTCAACGCCGGGCGACGGTAACGGCAGTGGGGTAGTGCTCAATGGCAGCGGAAACGGCCCGGTGCATGTGGAGCCGCCTGCTGAGCCTGTGAAAGAGGACATCCCGAGCAAAGATGAATTCATCGATGTTCAGGTCGAACCGAAACCGGTTCAGAATATTCAGGCATTGGTTGTGTATCCCGAAGTTGCAAAACGCTCTGGCGTCGAAGGCAAGGTCACGGCCTCTGTATTGATTGCAAAGGATGGCCATGTCGAACGCGTGGATATCGAGAAGTCGGATAACGAGATCTTCAACCAGGCAGCGATTGATGCCTTGAAGAAAGCTCGCTTCACCCCTGCCATTCAGAACGGAAATCCTGTGCAGGTATGGTGGACGGTACCGATCGTCTTCCGTCTGAGCAAGTAA
- a CDS encoding biopolymer transporter ExbD has protein sequence MAEVVQAEGGKKGKKHKKRVGVRMDMTPMVDVAFLLLTFFMLTTTFNTPQVMEISLPPDSKVNVEVAQSNLLTLMVRKDEAVFWNVGTNPPVKITSKDVPQILETQLRQNPKTSTLIKIDRDAKYQKLVDLIDDLNLVQAKLNQNEKRFSIVTMDQKDFETVGSL, from the coding sequence ATGGCAGAAGTAGTACAAGCCGAAGGCGGAAAAAAAGGCAAAAAACATAAAAAACGCGTCGGCGTGAGGATGGACATGACACCGATGGTGGACGTGGCATTCCTTTTGCTAACCTTCTTTATGTTGACAACCACATTCAATACGCCGCAGGTGATGGAGATCTCGCTCCCGCCGGACAGCAAGGTGAATGTGGAGGTCGCACAGTCGAACTTGTTGACCCTTATGGTACGCAAAGACGAAGCGGTGTTTTGGAATGTCGGGACGAACCCTCCGGTGAAGATCACGTCGAAGGATGTTCCCCAGATACTCGAGACGCAGCTCCGACAGAACCCGAAGACATCGACGTTGATTAAGATCGATCGCGATGCAAAGTATCAGAAACTCGTCGATTTGATTGACGATCTGAATCTGGTGCAAGCGAAGCTGAATCAGAACGAGAAGCGCTTCAGTATCGTCACGATGGACCAGAAGGATTTCGAAACAGTCGGCTCACTCTAA
- a CDS encoding biopolymer transporter ExbD: MAKAKLKRHGFRLDMTPMVDVGFLLLTFFMLTAKFKSDNDTLTITLPVAEADTTKLPDIQIAVISIGLSQVNPGETPDTLIYYGVANEKDRVKIFKELNHVDPKTNQPYDDAQLMKMPEMIVRKSEMEAVIKASRLQNPAMRYAINADKALNYGYVDDIMRSMQKYGATRFNLVTESR; the protein is encoded by the coding sequence ATGGCAAAGGCTAAACTGAAGCGGCACGGCTTCCGGCTTGATATGACGCCTATGGTGGACGTCGGCTTCCTATTGCTGACGTTCTTCATGCTCACGGCGAAGTTCAAGTCGGATAACGACACGCTGACGATCACCCTCCCGGTGGCCGAAGCGGACACGACCAAGCTTCCCGATATTCAGATCGCGGTAATCAGCATCGGTCTGTCGCAGGTCAATCCCGGCGAAACACCCGATACGCTCATCTACTACGGTGTGGCGAACGAGAAGGACCGAGTGAAGATCTTTAAAGAGCTCAATCACGTCGATCCGAAGACGAACCAGCCGTACGACGACGCGCAGCTCATGAAGATGCCGGAGATGATCGTACGGAAGTCTGAAATGGAGGCTGTCATCAAGGCAAGCCGTCTGCAGAATCCCGCAATGCGATACGCCATTAATGCCGACAAGGCGCTGAATTATGGCTACGTCGACGACATTATGCGGTCGATGCAGAAATACGGTGCGACACGCTTTAATCTCGTCACGGAATCACGGTAA
- a CDS encoding MotA/TolQ/ExbB proton channel family protein: protein MKKNSTFVAIVIVLSIIVGFLLWSMVLGAPSNFTDAAKEHPVKDNILALMYKGGFLVGVLLSLSLMVVTFVIERLLALSKAKGKKDLDTFLHSAEKHLNDGNLDAVIDLCNQQKGSVANILRAGVDRFKAIQNNSSLTPEMKIEEVKKTLEEVTMLETPLMEQNLVVLSTIASISTMVGLLGTVLGMIRSFRALGESGGGAAASQLSTGISEALWNTALGIGGAIIAIVFYNFFTNKVDKFTYLIDEASLNLQETLKTRFLGKGQHA from the coding sequence ATGAAAAAGAATTCCACCTTTGTGGCGATCGTGATTGTGCTGTCGATCATTGTCGGCTTCCTCTTGTGGAGCATGGTACTTGGCGCACCATCGAACTTCACTGATGCCGCGAAGGAGCACCCGGTAAAAGATAACATCCTCGCACTTATGTATAAGGGTGGATTCCTTGTCGGTGTCCTGCTCTCACTCTCGCTGATGGTCGTCACGTTCGTGATCGAGCGGTTGCTCGCACTTTCGAAGGCCAAGGGCAAGAAGGATCTCGATACCTTCCTTCATAGCGCTGAAAAGCATCTCAACGACGGCAACCTCGATGCAGTCATTGACCTCTGCAATCAACAGAAGGGAAGTGTTGCAAATATTCTTCGTGCCGGCGTGGATCGTTTCAAGGCGATTCAGAATAATTCTTCGTTGACGCCTGAGATGAAGATCGAAGAAGTCAAGAAGACACTCGAAGAAGTCACGATGCTCGAAACACCGCTCATGGAGCAGAACCTTGTTGTTCTCTCGACGATCGCTTCGATCTCGACGATGGTCGGCCTTCTCGGAACGGTGCTTGGTATGATCCGTTCGTTCCGCGCACTTGGCGAGAGCGGCGGCGGCGCTGCAGCATCGCAGTTGTCGACCGGTATCTCGGAAGCGCTCTGGAACACGGCTCTCGGTATCGGCGGCGCTATTATTGCAATTGTCTTCTATAACTTCTTTACGAATAAGGTCGACAAGTTCACGTACCTCATCGACGAGGCTTCGTTGAACCTGCAAGAGACGCTCAAGACCCGCTTCCTCGGCAAGGGACAGCACGCCTAA